A region of Candidatus Yanofskybacteria bacterium DNA encodes the following proteins:
- the dprA gene encoding DNA-protecting protein DprA, producing the protein MIKPTIEKIKIGSKDYPPLLAHIPDPPKVLYCRGNKTLLKTDCFSVVGTRKLTPYGREAAEFFVRTLSQNSFTIVSGLALGIDAIAHKTTLDVHGKTIAVLGSSIEDRYISPTTNFRLAIDILNNDGLIISEYESNIAAADFTFPRRNRIVSGLSLGVLVIEGNERSGTLITARLAAEQSRDVFAIPGNIFSPKSAGPNSLIQKGAKLVVHPDDILEEYQNLKICLDKTKITGRNPLENIIIEMLNINSPLSIDAIIDETGKEAQKIVATMSLMEMDGLIKEVGPGKYKINTK; encoded by the coding sequence ATGATTAAGCCAACCATCGAAAAAATTAAGATCGGCTCCAAGGATTATCCGCCGCTACTGGCCCACATACCCGATCCACCGAAAGTTTTATATTGTCGTGGCAACAAGACGTTGCTGAAGACGGACTGCTTTAGTGTGGTCGGCACCAGAAAATTAACTCCATACGGTCGCGAAGCGGCCGAGTTTTTTGTCCGAACTTTGTCTCAGAACAGTTTCACTATAGTTAGTGGGCTTGCCCTAGGGATAGACGCCATAGCCCACAAAACCACGTTAGATGTCCACGGAAAAACCATAGCCGTTCTAGGCTCAAGCATCGAAGATAGGTACATCAGCCCAACCACGAACTTCAGACTCGCCATAGACATACTAAATAATGATGGCTTGATTATTAGTGAATATGAGAGTAATATTGCCGCTGCTGACTTCACTTTCCCACGTAGAAATCGGATCGTTAGCGGTTTGTCGCTAGGCGTATTGGTTATCGAAGGGAACGAGAGAAGTGGCACTCTAATCACGGCAAGACTGGCAGCGGAGCAAAGCAGAGATGTATTCGCTATCCCAGGTAATATATTCTCCCCCAAATCTGCCGGACCAAACAGTCTAATTCAGAAAGGTGCTAAGTTGGTCGTTCATCCCGACGACATCTTAGAAGAATATCAGAACTTAAAAATATGCCTTGATAAGACCAAGATAACTGGTCGCAATCCCTTAGAAAATATAATAATAGAGATGCTTAATATCAACAGCCCCCTCTCAATTGATGCTATTATAGATGAGACGGGGAAAGAAGCTCAGAAAATTGTGGCTACTATGTCCTTAATGGAGATGGACGGCCTGATAAAAGAAGTCGGTCCTGGTAAGTATAAAATAAACACCAAATGA
- the mviN gene encoding murein biosynthesis integral membrane protein MurJ, with product MLNRLTAIFKGSTGKIYQAGAILAFFSLASRLVGLLRDRILAADFGASRSLDIYYSAFKIPDFIFNLIVLGAVSSAFIPVFIESYRLDKIRAWRLAQNFLSAIACLVVVFCCLVFVFIRPLSSILMPGFAGADRELAMLLTRLMLLSPIIFSISTVVGSVLQALERFWAYALAPVFYNLGIIVGAIFFVPMLASRGINEVYGLGFGVILGATLHLSVQLPSAIHVGFRFRLIFDWADEGLRKIFRLMLPRTIGLGAYSLDAVITNAIATTMTAGSITILNLANNLQFVPISVIGISMATAVFPALSSHASGQEKRDFTYKLRDTLKKTFYIVSMLAVLMAALSYPIIKLLFGTGSFGGVNIRETAFVLSIFMIGVVAQSLVPILSRAFYAIQNTRTPVIAAIITISLNIILSLVFSFVFHWGVRGLALAFSISGNLNFLILWYLFNSKIKKI from the coding sequence ATTTTGAATAGGCTAACTGCTATATTTAAGGGTTCTACGGGTAAGATATATCAAGCCGGAGCAATTCTGGCTTTTTTTAGCTTGGCCTCAAGGTTGGTCGGACTTTTGAGGGATCGCATCTTGGCGGCAGATTTTGGCGCTTCGCGATCACTTGATATTTACTACAGTGCTTTTAAAATTCCAGATTTCATTTTTAATCTAATAGTTTTAGGTGCCGTTTCGTCAGCTTTTATACCAGTATTTATCGAAAGCTATAGGCTCGACAAGATCAGGGCTTGGCGATTGGCTCAGAACTTTCTGTCGGCAATAGCTTGCCTTGTTGTTGTATTCTGTTGCCTGGTGTTCGTATTTATCAGGCCCTTATCCTCAATATTGATGCCTGGTTTTGCTGGCGCTGATCGAGAGCTGGCTATGCTTCTTACGCGATTGATGCTGTTGAGTCCGATAATATTCTCTATAAGCACGGTCGTGGGATCAGTACTCCAGGCTCTGGAAAGATTCTGGGCCTATGCTCTTGCGCCAGTATTCTATAACTTGGGCATTATCGTCGGCGCGATATTTTTTGTGCCCATGCTCGCCAGCCGTGGGATTAACGAGGTTTACGGTCTTGGCTTTGGGGTGATCTTGGGTGCGACACTACATCTATCGGTGCAATTGCCGTCGGCTATCCATGTTGGATTTAGATTTAGACTTATTTTTGACTGGGCCGATGAAGGGTTGAGAAAAATATTCAGATTAATGTTGCCACGCACGATTGGCCTTGGCGCCTATAGCCTAGACGCCGTGATCACTAATGCGATCGCTACGACCATGACCGCGGGTAGTATTACGATTTTGAACCTAGCTAATAATCTTCAATTTGTCCCGATATCGGTCATAGGTATTTCGATGGCCACAGCCGTTTTCCCGGCGTTGTCTTCTCATGCTTCTGGCCAAGAAAAGAGAGATTTTACGTATAAGCTCAGAGACACACTAAAGAAAACGTTTTATATCGTTTCGATGCTGGCCGTCCTGATGGCCGCGTTGAGCTATCCGATCATAAAATTGCTCTTTGGTACTGGCTCATTCGGCGGAGTCAACATCAGAGAGACGGCATTCGTGCTGAGTATATTTATGATTGGAGTCGTTGCCCAAAGCTTAGTGCCGATTCTGTCGCGGGCATTCTATGCAATCCAGAATACTCGCACCCCCGTAATCGCAGCGATTATTACCATATCTCTAAATATAATTCTTAGCCTAGTCTTCTCTTTTGTTTTTCATTGGGGCGTCCGCGGGTTGGCGCTAGCCTTTTCCATATCTGGAAATCTAAACTTTTTAATACTCTGGTATCTGTTCAATTCAAAGATAAAGAAGATTTGA
- a CDS encoding glycosyltransferase family 1 protein: MTIGIDIRMLANKRKSGIEEYTENLLSHMLFIDTSIKFKLFYSSFRDHIGDYSWLNLPNVDLVDYKIPNNLLFGSARVFNWPFMDELMDGADVFFSPHFFLAPLSKGCKRVTTIHDLSFASFPEYFSARQNIWHRIEMSPSKQFKSSDKIIAVSKSTKDDLASKYDIDPARINVVHSGISDNIARPTDENLEKFRLNKGLPEKFILFLGKLEPRKNVVALIRAFNMLKLQTGFEDLNLVIAGTRGWLSQSIFKEVAASPYKSQIVLTGHVVDDDRSFYYSLASVFVYPSLFEGFGFPPLEAMRCGTPVVVSNNSSLPEVAGDASIMVDPRSVDEVAFSVRQVLVDRELRASLVELGAKRAAQFTWQKAAEETLDIIIHA; this comes from the coding sequence ATGACGATTGGAATAGACATTCGTATGCTGGCCAATAAGCGTAAAAGTGGTATCGAAGAATATACCGAGAATCTGCTTTCGCACATGCTCTTTATCGATACGAGTATTAAGTTTAAATTATTCTATAGCTCATTCCGCGATCACATAGGAGATTATTCGTGGCTTAATCTTCCGAACGTAGATCTTGTAGACTACAAAATTCCAAATAATCTACTTTTCGGTTCTGCTAGAGTCTTTAACTGGCCATTTATGGATGAGCTTATGGATGGAGCGGACGTATTCTTTTCGCCTCATTTTTTCCTTGCCCCGTTATCTAAAGGATGCAAGAGGGTTACGACTATCCATGATCTGTCATTCGCATCTTTCCCAGAATATTTTTCGGCTAGGCAGAATATATGGCATAGAATTGAAATGTCGCCATCTAAACAGTTTAAATCGTCAGATAAGATTATCGCTGTATCCAAATCTACTAAAGACGACTTAGCTAGTAAATACGACATTGATCCCGCCAGGATAAATGTCGTGCATTCTGGGATTTCGGACAATATCGCTAGGCCCACCGATGAGAATCTAGAGAAATTTAGGCTTAATAAGGGATTACCGGAAAAATTTATTCTATTTTTGGGGAAACTTGAACCGAGGAAAAATGTTGTGGCCTTAATCAGGGCTTTTAATATGCTTAAATTACAGACGGGTTTCGAAGATCTGAATCTTGTCATCGCTGGGACAAGGGGCTGGTTATCTCAATCGATTTTCAAAGAAGTTGCGGCTTCGCCATATAAAAGCCAAATAGTGCTTACCGGACACGTAGTGGACGATGACAGGAGTTTCTATTATAGCTTAGCATCTGTTTTTGTGTATCCATCTTTATTCGAAGGCTTTGGCTTTCCGCCGCTTGAAGCGATGCGTTGCGGAACCCCTGTTGTCGTCTCCAATAACTCGTCGTTACCAGAAGTAGCGGGCGATGCCAGTATAATGGTCGATCCTAGAAGCGTAGATGAGGTTGCCTTTAGTGTACGGCAAGTTTTAGTAGATCGTGAGCTGAGAGCTAGCCTTGTTGAGCTAGGGGCTAAGCGTGCCGCTCAGTTCACTTGGCAAAAAGCTGCCGAAGAAACGCTAGATATAATTATCCACGCATAA
- a CDS encoding glycosyltransferase family 4 protein, translating to MCLRGRIIKIVGLITSSWMKIAFVHEYLNQFGGAERMLQVLCSIFPNAPIYTLMYDREATGGIFDGKVVRTSFLQNFPFAKKHHHLFPLLMPLGIEQFDFSQFDVVISISASFAKGIITKPATRHICLCLTPPRFLWDNSQKFMEEFGYPSFIKRIIPPFITYLRIWDKEASCRVDDFWSISKFVKDRVRKYYNRDSELIYPPVNVSKFNISNEVGDYFLMVGRLVSYKRFDLAVRAFNKLGLPLKVIGIGPEMNKLKKISKKNVEFLGLVSDEILAKYYSEARALVFPQEEDFGIVPLESMASGRPVVAFRGGGAVETVIGDKTGVFFDEQSEESIIDSIRKFNDMRFDPAVCRSRAEEFDTGIFRKNVLHKLGI from the coding sequence ATGTGTCTGCGGGGTCGTATAATTAAAATTGTGGGGCTGATAACTTCTAGCTGGATGAAAATAGCTTTTGTACATGAATATCTCAATCAGTTTGGTGGAGCCGAAAGAATGCTTCAGGTTTTGTGTTCCATATTTCCTAACGCGCCAATCTATACGTTAATGTATGATCGTGAGGCGACGGGGGGCATATTCGATGGCAAAGTAGTCAGGACATCTTTCCTCCAGAATTTTCCTTTTGCCAAGAAGCATCACCACTTATTCCCGTTGCTGATGCCTTTGGGCATCGAGCAGTTTGATTTTTCGCAGTTTGATGTTGTCATCTCGATATCTGCGTCATTTGCTAAGGGCATTATAACTAAGCCAGCGACTCGACATATCTGCTTGTGCCTGACGCCTCCAAGATTTCTGTGGGATAATAGCCAAAAATTCATGGAAGAATTTGGGTACCCATCTTTTATTAAAAGAATTATTCCGCCATTCATAACTTATTTGAGAATCTGGGACAAGGAAGCGTCGTGTAGGGTAGATGATTTTTGGTCAATATCTAAATTCGTAAAGGATAGGGTCAGGAAATATTACAATAGGGACTCCGAACTAATATATCCGCCGGTTAATGTGTCTAAATTTAATATTTCGAATGAAGTCGGAGATTATTTCCTTATGGTCGGCAGGCTCGTTTCATATAAAAGATTTGATCTTGCCGTGCGTGCCTTTAATAAGCTCGGTTTGCCGCTAAAGGTAATTGGGATTGGTCCCGAGATGAACAAACTGAAAAAAATTTCCAAAAAGAATGTTGAGTTTCTTGGTCTTGTGTCGGACGAGATTCTGGCCAAATATTATTCCGAAGCTAGGGCCTTAGTATTTCCGCAAGAGGAAGATTTCGGCATTGTCCCCTTGGAGTCTATGGCTTCTGGTCGCCCAGTCGTTGCTTTCAGAGGCGGCGGGGCTGTTGAGACTGTTATTGGCGACAAGACGGGCGTATTCTTTGACGAGCAGAGCGAAGAATCTATTATAGATTCAATTCGTAAATTTAATGACATGAGATTTGATCCAGCGGTATGTCGATCTAGGGCAGAAGAATTCGATACTGGTATCTTCAGGAAAAATGTTTTACATAAGTTAGGCATATGA
- a CDS encoding ABC transporter ATP-binding protein: MEASKKDNVFPIYLVTSKSQHKLAMTFVRFQEHFESPEFAGKVFTLEEFADWYASQHDDFFSYSDDWGGFNVPSWVVDKFRAGLFDPLSQKEKHFLDLTNVTGRAYFIGMSTAKGIKIGTLRHEVVHGLQYVGPRDFNNVVNGYVVSSWKDSVFSKDWEKLFKKLRAMGYDNNVLVDEAIAYLTTGLAGELNGLSIKFVKITRDKLRAHFKEHFGFSIHRADAVDILNRIHIINLDSAA; encoded by the coding sequence GTGGAAGCTTCAAAGAAGGACAATGTATTTCCAATATACCTCGTTACATCGAAAAGTCAGCACAAGCTGGCCATGACCTTCGTCAGGTTTCAGGAGCATTTCGAGTCTCCTGAATTCGCTGGTAAAGTATTTACTCTTGAGGAGTTTGCCGATTGGTACGCCAGTCAGCACGATGATTTTTTTAGCTATTCTGATGATTGGGGTGGATTTAATGTCCCGTCGTGGGTGGTAGACAAGTTTCGTGCGGGCTTATTCGATCCACTTAGCCAGAAGGAAAAACATTTTCTCGATTTAACGAATGTAACTGGTCGGGCATACTTTATTGGCATGAGTACCGCAAAGGGCATAAAGATTGGAACGCTAAGACATGAAGTTGTTCATGGTTTGCAGTATGTTGGTCCGCGTGATTTCAACAATGTCGTAAACGGCTATGTTGTGTCATCTTGGAAGGATTCAGTTTTCTCGAAAGATTGGGAAAAGCTATTCAAGAAGCTAAGGGCCATGGGTTACGATAATAATGTGTTGGTTGACGAGGCCATAGCCTATTTGACCACCGGTTTGGCCGGAGAACTCAATGGTCTTAGTATTAAATTTGTAAAGATTACGCGCGATAAATTGCGGGCACACTTCAAGGAGCATTTTGGTTTCTCGATTCATCGAGCAGATGCGGTGGATATATTAAACAGAATTCATATCATCAATTTGGATAGTGCGGCGTAG
- a CDS encoding elongation factor 4 codes for MNNIRNFCIIAHIDHGKSTLADRFLELTGTVEKRKMHEQYLDTMDLERERGITIKLQPVRMNYRYNNEDYILNLIDTPGHVDFSYEVSRSLAAVEGAVLLVDATKGVQAQTLANLHLAQQQGLKIIPVINKIDLPNARVEHVREELSYLLGVEPEEIIEASGKSGENIELILQKIIKDVPAPDKKYDREKLRALVFDSTFDAYKGVIAFIRVFAGSVKRGDKVMAYATRAHVEVLESGYFSPSFVPGKEIHNGETGYIATGLKDPGQIRVGDTITIQADDPSFIPLAGYKEPRPMVFASFFPESSDDFDLLKDALSKLKLTDASLNYEPEASAGLGRGFRVGFLGMLHVEIISERLRREFGLSLIISTPSVEYAVKLTNGEGIRVRSAAMLPDFSRITELSEPVVDLEIIAPAEYLGSVMELVATYRNTYKATDYIGRETALIKYRMPLAEIITDFYDKLKSVSSGYASMSYEPSGMEKGDLVRLDILIAGDIVEPFSKIVAKEKAFYEGRYLVAKLKTVVPPQWFQVTIQAAIGSKIIAREDIRARRKDVTGYLYGGDITRKMKLLEKQKKGKKKMKESGKVNLPQEVFLKMLKR; via the coding sequence ATGAATAATATACGTAATTTCTGCATTATCGCTCATATAGATCATGGAAAATCGACCCTTGCGGATCGATTTTTAGAGCTGACCGGGACCGTCGAGAAAAGAAAGATGCACGAGCAGTATCTAGATACGATGGATCTCGAGAGAGAAAGGGGTATTACCATCAAGCTCCAGCCAGTGCGAATGAATTATAGATATAACAACGAAGATTACATTTTAAATCTTATTGATACGCCCGGGCATGTAGATTTTTCATACGAGGTTTCACGATCTCTTGCGGCCGTGGAGGGAGCAGTTCTTCTAGTTGATGCCACTAAAGGTGTGCAGGCTCAAACATTAGCTAACCTACATTTAGCCCAACAGCAGGGATTAAAAATAATTCCCGTTATAAACAAAATAGATTTACCGAATGCTCGAGTCGAACATGTTCGAGAAGAACTGTCGTATCTATTGGGAGTCGAACCAGAAGAAATAATAGAAGCATCTGGTAAAAGCGGTGAGAACATCGAGCTCATTCTGCAGAAGATTATTAAGGACGTGCCTGCGCCAGACAAAAAGTATGATCGTGAGAAGCTAAGAGCCCTAGTCTTCGATTCCACGTTTGATGCCTATAAGGGCGTGATAGCTTTTATTCGAGTCTTCGCCGGATCGGTTAAAAGGGGTGATAAGGTGATGGCCTATGCTACAAGGGCACACGTTGAAGTTCTGGAGTCTGGCTATTTCTCGCCATCTTTCGTCCCGGGTAAGGAGATACACAATGGTGAGACGGGCTACATAGCCACTGGTCTGAAAGATCCGGGACAGATTAGAGTTGGGGACACGATTACTATACAGGCAGATGATCCCAGTTTTATTCCACTGGCTGGATATAAAGAACCGAGGCCCATGGTGTTCGCTAGTTTTTTCCCAGAATCGAGCGACGATTTTGATCTGCTTAAGGATGCGCTTTCAAAGCTAAAACTTACGGATGCGTCGCTTAACTATGAGCCAGAAGCGTCCGCCGGCTTAGGCAGAGGATTTAGAGTTGGTTTTTTGGGCATGCTTCATGTGGAGATAATATCTGAAAGACTCAGGCGTGAATTCGGTTTGAGTTTAATTATTTCAACGCCGTCTGTAGAGTACGCGGTTAAATTGACAAACGGCGAAGGAATAAGAGTTCGTTCCGCCGCCATGTTGCCAGATTTTTCTAGAATTACTGAGCTGTCCGAGCCGGTGGTTGATCTAGAGATCATTGCTCCAGCAGAATATCTGGGTAGCGTTATGGAGCTTGTGGCTACTTATCGCAACACTTACAAGGCTACTGATTACATAGGAAGAGAGACGGCCTTAATTAAATACCGCATGCCTTTGGCCGAGATTATTACTGATTTTTATGACAAGCTAAAAAGCGTTTCTTCCGGTTACGCATCTATGAGTTACGAGCCAAGTGGGATGGAGAAGGGCGACCTAGTAAGGCTCGATATTCTAATTGCTGGAGACATAGTCGAGCCATTTTCTAAAATCGTGGCCAAGGAAAAGGCATTCTACGAAGGTCGCTATCTGGTGGCCAAACTAAAGACGGTTGTCCCGCCTCAGTGGTTCCAAGTAACGATACAGGCGGCTATTGGGAGTAAAATAATCGCCCGTGAAGATATTAGAGCTCGCAGGAAGGACGTAACCGGTTACTTGTATGGCGGAGACATAACTAGAAAGATGAAACTGCTCGAGAAGCAGAAGAAAGGCAAGAAAAAGATGAAGGAAAGTGGCAAAGTAAATTTACCCCAAGAAGTATTCTTGAAGATGCTAAAAAGATAA
- the pgk gene encoding phosphoglycerate kinase, producing MKTIKEIGNIRGKRILVRADLDVAVVAGQISESFRMEKQKETIDYIVNNGGKVVMAGHISDIDSFGTLIGQIETILGRKIVLIKDLAAIKSFLRDSALPVGLLENIRKFEGERENSEDFAKRLGLGFDIYINNAFAVCHRNQASISAITKFLPSFAGFQLEKEILSLRESLDAPTSGKVIIMGGAKAESKIPVIKAFLRRSDRILIGGVIANDYLKAKGFEVGESKVDADVAKLFIGVDLNDPKILVPRDFVISDKKILDIGPKTIEEFTSIIKSAKMIIWNGPVGMFEDDRFSEGTRRIAEAVATISETIVGGGDTISAVDKYGLFDKYKFISTGGGAMLEFLAGNVLPGIVALNK from the coding sequence ATGAAAACCATAAAAGAGATCGGAAATATTAGGGGCAAGAGGATCCTGGTTAGGGCGGATCTAGACGTGGCCGTTGTGGCCGGCCAGATATCTGAGAGTTTTAGAATGGAGAAACAAAAAGAGACCATTGATTACATCGTAAATAACGGTGGCAAGGTGGTGATGGCTGGTCATATCTCAGATATTGATTCATTTGGAACATTGATCGGGCAGATCGAAACAATACTTGGACGTAAGATTGTTTTAATTAAAGATTTAGCTGCCATTAAGAGCTTTCTTCGTGATAGTGCTTTGCCGGTAGGACTGCTGGAGAACATCAGAAAGTTTGAAGGCGAAAGAGAGAACTCCGAAGATTTTGCCAAAAGATTAGGGCTCGGTTTCGATATATATATCAACAATGCCTTTGCTGTCTGTCATAGGAATCAGGCCTCGATATCTGCGATAACTAAATTTTTGCCATCGTTTGCTGGTTTTCAGCTAGAGAAAGAAATATTGAGCTTGAGAGAATCTCTCGATGCGCCAACGTCCGGGAAGGTAATTATCATGGGCGGAGCCAAGGCTGAATCAAAAATACCGGTGATAAAAGCCTTTCTCAGGCGCTCTGACAGGATATTAATTGGTGGAGTAATCGCCAACGATTATCTAAAAGCCAAGGGATTCGAGGTGGGCGAGTCGAAGGTTGATGCCGATGTTGCCAAATTATTTATCGGCGTGGACTTGAATGATCCCAAGATACTAGTACCTAGGGATTTTGTAATAAGTGATAAGAAAATTTTGGACATAGGTCCGAAGACGATCGAAGAGTTCACTTCCATTATTAAGAGCGCAAAAATGATCATTTGGAATGGTCCGGTGGGCATGTTCGAGGACGACAGGTTCAGCGAAGGAACGAGAAGAATCGCCGAAGCGGTGGCTACCATTAGTGAAACGATAGTTGGCGGCGGAGATACGATCTCGGCCGTTGATAAATATGGTTTATTTGATAAATATAAATTTATATCAACCGGTGGGGGTGCCATGTTAGAATTTCTGGCTGGTAATGTTCTTCCGGGGATTGTGGCCTTAAATAAATAA
- a CDS encoding alkaline phosphatase, with the protein MISNIISVVSSWALAFIDKTGYVGVFILSLVESAGIPVPSEVVLPFSGFLAYSGRFSFLAVVVIATLANYFGSVILFLIGKSGGRWLLERYGKFLLISRHDLEVGDKWFYRHGAKVAFWGRLLPIVRTFISLPAGMARMDFGKFSAYTLAGAFPWNLLLAYVGFKAGANWNILRAYFHKADYAIVGVSAILLSWFLYKKYEQRKVNSI; encoded by the coding sequence ATGATTTCAAATATTATTTCCGTAGTTAGCTCATGGGCCTTGGCTTTTATAGATAAAACCGGCTATGTCGGAGTTTTTATCTTGTCGTTGGTTGAGAGCGCTGGTATCCCGGTACCGTCTGAAGTTGTTTTGCCTTTCTCTGGGTTCCTGGCCTATTCCGGTAGATTCTCTTTCTTGGCCGTAGTAGTCATCGCTACTCTGGCTAATTATTTCGGCTCAGTCATCCTCTTTCTGATCGGCAAAAGCGGGGGCCGCTGGTTGCTGGAAAGATATGGCAAGTTTTTATTAATATCGCGCCACGATTTGGAGGTTGGCGACAAATGGTTCTATCGTCACGGCGCTAAGGTGGCATTTTGGGGAAGATTACTGCCCATAGTCAGAACTTTTATTTCTTTACCGGCGGGCATGGCTAGGATGGATTTTGGCAAGTTCTCTGCCTACACTTTAGCTGGAGCGTTCCCGTGGAATTTACTGCTTGCCTATGTTGGCTTCAAGGCTGGTGCCAACTGGAATATACTAAGAGCGTATTTCCACAAAGCTGATTATGCGATTGTTGGGGTGTCAGCAATCTTGTTATCGTGGTTTTTATATAAAAAATATGAACAAAGAAAAGTTAATAGTATCTAA
- a CDS encoding type I DNA topoisomerase — translation MNLVIVESPTKAKTISRFLGGDFIVKSSYGHVRDLPKGDLGIDLENDFEPKYVIPTKARKNVSELKKLAEKADEIILATDEDREGEAISWHLVEALGIKKLKKADKDLKIQRIVFHEITKRAIEEALKNPREIDQNLVDAQQARRILDRIVGYKLSPFLWKKVARGLSAGRVQSVAVRLVVEREREIEKFKAEEYWDITAKLKSDSQEFDATLNKIDGKTVDKFEIKNETEAKRILSDLDGKKYVIDAIEKNETTRAPMAPFTTSTLQQDAARKLHFSAKQTMMIAQKLYEGIELGGDGSVGLITYMRTDSVNLSEESLTGAQEYITKTLGEQYYERKTYQTKSKSAQEAHEAVRPTEPNRSPESIKDHLSAQEYKLYNLIWRRFIASQMPKAVFDATAIDIKADKYNFRSNGSTIKFDGFLKIYPIKIAENTLPVVKDGQEVDLINLTPEQHFTKPPARYNEASLIKTLEKEGIGRPSTYAPTISTIIARNYVNKDPNRYFHPTEIGTLVNDVLVAHFPEIVDMHFTSKMEDNLDSIANGDIKWVPTLREFYDPFAKNLKDKYEEVTKEEVTNIEDAGVDCDKCGSKMIYKMGRFGRFVACSNFPACKNILKEKKDKEPEEKTGEVCDKCSSEMVFRKGRFGKFIACSNYPKCKNTKKIMRNPALEKADKAAEKEDKDKAWEAPDEKED, via the coding sequence ATGAATTTAGTCATAGTTGAGTCGCCAACTAAAGCCAAAACCATATCCCGTTTCCTTGGCGGAGATTTTATCGTTAAATCTTCCTACGGCCACGTTAGAGATCTGCCCAAGGGAGATCTTGGGATTGACCTAGAGAACGATTTTGAGCCTAAATACGTTATCCCGACTAAGGCCAGAAAGAACGTAAGCGAGCTGAAAAAACTAGCCGAGAAAGCTGATGAGATTATTCTGGCTACTGACGAAGACCGCGAAGGAGAAGCAATATCCTGGCACTTAGTAGAAGCACTAGGGATCAAGAAGCTCAAAAAAGCTGATAAGGACTTAAAAATCCAAAGAATAGTTTTCCATGAAATTACTAAACGTGCGATCGAAGAGGCGTTAAAGAATCCTCGAGAAATCGATCAGAATTTAGTAGATGCCCAACAGGCCCGAAGGATTCTCGATCGTATCGTTGGATACAAGCTATCTCCGTTCCTTTGGAAGAAAGTTGCTCGAGGGCTATCGGCCGGTCGCGTACAATCAGTCGCTGTTCGTCTTGTTGTCGAACGAGAAAGAGAGATAGAGAAGTTCAAAGCCGAAGAATATTGGGATATAACCGCAAAGTTAAAATCAGACAGCCAAGAGTTCGATGCCACTCTAAACAAAATTGATGGCAAGACGGTAGATAAATTCGAAATCAAAAACGAAACAGAAGCAAAGAGAATATTATCCGACTTAGACGGAAAGAAATATGTCATAGACGCGATAGAGAAGAACGAAACCACCCGAGCGCCGATGGCGCCGTTTACAACTAGCACTCTCCAACAAGATGCCGCCAGGAAGTTGCACTTCTCGGCAAAGCAAACCATGATGATCGCCCAAAAACTCTATGAGGGCATAGAACTTGGCGGAGATGGTTCGGTCGGATTAATAACTTACATGCGAACAGACTCTGTTAATCTATCCGAGGAATCACTCACCGGAGCTCAGGAATATATAACGAAGACTTTAGGCGAACAATATTACGAAAGAAAAACATATCAAACTAAATCCAAATCAGCCCAGGAAGCCCACGAGGCTGTTAGACCAACCGAACCAAATCGATCACCAGAATCAATAAAGGATCATCTGTCCGCTCAAGAATATAAATTATACAACTTGATATGGCGCAGATTTATCGCATCTCAAATGCCTAAGGCCGTTTTCGACGCCACGGCCATCGATATAAAAGCGGACAAATACAATTTTCGCTCAAATGGGTCTACTATAAAATTTGATGGATTCCTTAAAATTTATCCCATAAAGATCGCGGAGAATACTCTCCCCGTAGTCAAGGACGGCCAAGAAGTGGATCTGATCAATTTGACTCCGGAGCAACACTTTACCAAGCCACCAGCACGATACAACGAAGCCTCCCTAATCAAAACCCTCGAGAAAGAAGGCATCGGCAGACCGTCAACGTACGCTCCGACCATATCCACGATCATCGCCAGAAATTATGTTAACAAGGATCCTAATCGATATTTCCATCCAACCGAGATCGGCACCCTAGTTAACGATGTTCTAGTCGCGCACTTCCCAGAGATAGTCGATATGCACTTTACTTCAAAGATGGAAGACAATTTAGACAGTATCGCCAATGGCGACATTAAGTGGGTGCCAACTCTACGAGAATTTTACGATCCTTTTGCTAAGAATTTAAAAGATAAATATGAAGAAGTGACCAAAGAAGAAGTGACCAATATCGAAGATGCTGGCGTAGATTGCGATAAATGCGGCAGTAAGATGATTTACAAAATGGGTCGTTTCGGTCGCTTTGTCGCTTGCTCCAACTTCCCAGCTTGTAAAAATATCCTGAAAGAGAAAAAAGACAAAGAACCAGAAGAGAAGACGGGCGAAGTATGCGATAAATGCAGTAGCGAGATGGTCTTCAGAAAGGGTCGTTTCGGTAAATTCATAGCCTGTTCAAATTATCCTAAATGTAAGAACACCAAGAAAATAATGCGCAATCCAGCATTAGAGAAAGCTGATAAAGCCGCCGAGAAAGAAGATAAAGACAAAGCCTGGGAGGCTCCAGATGAAAAAGAAGATTAA